One window of Camelina sativa cultivar DH55 chromosome 4, Cs, whole genome shotgun sequence genomic DNA carries:
- the LOC104793076 gene encoding nuclear pore complex protein NUP93A, with translation MANDQEMSGWTDLLHSSSKLLEQAAPSSQFPPLQRNLDQLEALSKKLKAKTLRNEAPSQSIAATRLLAREGINAEQLARDLKSFELKTTFEDVFPAEATSVEEYLQQVHEMAMVSAIQEAQKDNVRSFNDYMMKVLEEDWRKEKRDFLQSLSRISMLPKTNLTDTSREVHAGQLVPVASSPRVSSTPGKELVALANIPIHEIKAYIYGEVVKKLNTSRERGLPFRPAMCFKDAYDTLGAEVTRGKSVNMQKIWQLVQAITGEDSAVRQGVSKRMSLAIGARHHLQRGHEKYIMDTIQSHPTQAALGGSVGNLQRIRAFLRIRLRDYGILDFDSADARRQPPVDTTWQQIYFCLRTGYYEEAREIARSTRSSQQFAPLLQSLSRISMLPKTNFTDTSREAHAGQLVPVASSPRVSSIPGKELVALANIPIHEKKAYIYGEVVKKLNTSKERGLPFRPAMCFKDAYDTPGAEVTRGKSVNMQKKLLLYTIISGSRRQIERILRDLSTLFNTIEDFLWFKLSCIRDVTGGSSSVVLNDGLAPYSLDDLQAYLNKFEPSYYTKNGKDPLVYPYVLLLSIQLLPAIMHLSKEAGDGGYNIDAIHIAICLVDHSVLSEGSGTGHKLSVMDPNAEASSMIRQYGSMFLHHGDFQMTVEYYAQAAATVGGGQLAWSGRSDMDQQRQRNLMLKQLLTEILLREGGLYFMLGERGSGEEGQLGRFFTDSRLRQQFLVEAAHQCQEAGLYDKSIEIQKRVGAFSAALETINKCLSEAICSLARGRLDGESRTTGLILAGNDILQTYKYYPEVSPQERDRVMEQETILRELEAILSIHKFGRLGNHLDALREIARLPFLHLDPRVPDATADVFQSASPYFQTCVPDLLKVALTCLDNVPDTDGSIRAMRSKIAGFLASNTHRNWPRDLYEKVARSF, from the exons ATGGCGAACGACCAAGAGATGAGTGGTTGGACTGATCTTCTCCATTCTTCGTCGAAGCTTCTGGAGCAAGCTGCTCCTTCTTCTCAATTTCCTCCTCTTCAG AGAAATTTAGATCAGTTGGAAGCATTATCGAAGAAGCTAAAAGCTAAAACCCTAAGGAACGAAGCTCCTTCTCAGTCTATTGCTGCCACTAG ACTACTCGCACGGGAGGGAATTAATGCAGAGCAACTAGCTCGTGATCTTAAATCTTTTGAGCTCAAG ACAacatttgaggatgtgtttcctGCTGAGGCGACGAGCGTTGAAGAATACCTGCAACAG gttcATGAAATGGCTATGGTATCAGCTATACAGGAAGCCCAAAAGGATAATGTTCGAAGCTTTAATGACTACATGATGAAAGTGCTGGAG GAGgattggagaaaagaaaaacgcGACTTCCTTCAGAGCCTCAGCAGAATATCAATGCTACCTAAAACGAATTTGACTGATACAAGCAGAGAGGTTCATGCTGGTCAACTAGTGCCGGTGGCTTCAAGTCCTCGAGTGTCCTCAACACCAGGCAAAGAACTTGTGGCTCTGGCTAACATACCCATTCATGAGATAAAGGCATACATCTATGGAGAGGTTGTGAAGAAACTTAACACTTCAAGAGAACGAGGCTTGCCATTTAGA CCTGCTATGTGTTTTAAGGACGCTTATGATACTCTTGGTGCTGAGGTAACTCGCGGGAAATCAGTCAACATGCAGAAAATCTGGCAGCTTGTTCAG GCAATAACAGGTGAAGATTCAGCAGTTCGCCAGGGTGTTTCGAAGAGGATGTCCCTCGCGATAGGTGCAAGACATCATTTACAACGTGGGCATGAGAAATATATAATGGACACAATTCAGAGTCATCCGACACAA GCTGCTCTTGGTGGATCTGTTGGAAATTTGCAAAGAATTCGTGCATTTCTTCGG ATTCGTTTGAGAGACTATGGTATTTTAGATTTCGATTCAGCTGATGCTCGTAGGCAGCCTCCTGTTGATACTACTTGGCAACAG ATATATTTTTGCTTGCGAACTGGGTATTATGAGGAGGCTAGAGAAATCGCTCGCTCAACTCGGTCATCTCAGCAATTTGCACCACTG CTTCAGAGCCTCAGCAGAATATCAATGCTACCTAAAACGAATTTCACTGATACAAGCAGAGAGGCTCATGCTGGTCAACTAGTGCCGGTGGCTTCAAGTCCTCGAGTGTCCTCAATACCAGGCAAAGAACTTGTGGCTCTGGCTAACATACCCATTCATGAGAAAAAGGCATACATCTATGGAGAGGTTGTGAAGAAACTTAACACTTCAAAAGAACGAGGCTTGCCATTTAGA CCTGCTATGTGTTTTAAGGACGCTTATGATACTCCTGGTGCTGAGGTAACTCGCGGAAAATCAGTCAACATGCAGAAGAAACTTTTACTCTACACCATCATTTCTGGCTCCCGTAGGCAAATTGAGCGCATACTGAGGGATCTGTCTACACTATTCAACACAATTGAAGATTTCTTATGGTTCAAATTATCATGCATAAGGGACGTCACTGGTGGATCTTCATCTGTGGTCCTGAATGATGGCCTTGCACCGTACAGTTTAGATGATCTTCAGGCCTATCTCAATAAATTTGAGCCTTCATACTACACGAAGAATGGTAAAGACCCCTTGGTATATCCATATGTTTTGCTTCTCAGCATTCAGTTGCTACCAGCTATCATGCACTTATCCAAagaagcaggagatggaggGTACAATATCGATGCTATTCATATAGCTATTTGTCTAGTGGACCATTCCGTTTTATCAGAAGGCTCTGGGACTGGCCACAAACTAAGTGTGATGGATCCTAATGCTGAGGCATCTAGCATGATAAGGCAATATGGGTCAATGTTTTTGCATCATGGAGATTTCCAAATGACTGTAGAGTACTATGCACAAGCTGCTGCTACTGTAGGTGGGGGGCAATTAGCTTGGTCTGGAAGAAGTGATATGGATCAACAGAGGCAGAGAAACTTAATGCTGAAGCAGCTACTGACTGAGATTCTGCTTCGAGAAGGTGGCCTTTACTTTATGCTTGGGGAAAGAGGTTCTGGTGAAGAAGGTCAGCTTGGAAGGTTTTTTACTGATTCTAGATTGCGACAGCAGTTCTTGGTTGAAGCTGCGCATCAATGTCAGGAAGCTGGATTATATGACAAA TCCATAGAAATACAGAAGAGAGTCGGTGCATTTTCGGCTGCCTTGGAGACTATAAACAAGTGTCTTTCTGAAGCCATTTGTTCTCTCGCCCGTGGAAGGTTGGATGGTGAAAGCCGAACAACAGGGCTCATACTCGCGGGGAACGACATTCTTCAGACTTACAAATATTACCCTGAAGTCAG TCCCCAGGAAAGAGATCGAGTGATGGAACAAGAAACCATACTGAGAGAGCTTGAGGCGATACTATCAATCCACAAGTTTGGTAGATTAGGCAATCATCTGGATGCTTTAAGGGAAATTGCAAGACTTCCATTCCTTCATCTCGATCCAAGAGTGCCCGATGCAACAGCTGATGTGTTCCAGAGTGCATCACCTTACTTCCAGACTTGTGTCCCGGACCTGCTCAAAGTTGCACTAACGTGTTTGGACAATGTACCTGACACTGATGGATCGATCCGTGCCATGAGATCCAAG ATTGCTGGGTTTCTTGCAAGCAACACACACCGGAACTGGCCTCGTGACTTGTACGAGAAGGTGGCTCGAagcttttga